One Acidimicrobiales bacterium genomic window carries:
- the hemB gene encoding porphobilinogen synthase, giving the protein MEYPVSRPRRLRRTAALRRLVAETRLSVDDLVAPLFVREGIDDPQPVASLPGVVQHTRASLCSEVAALRDLGVPAVILFGVPDKKDAVGSEAWNPDGIVQVALRDLRDEVGDDVVLMADLCVDEYTDHGHCGVLDGHGSVDNDATLELYARVAVAQADAGASVTAPSGMMDGQVSAIRGALDDAGHQQTAILAYAAKYASALYGPFRDAVDVEIVDGGDRKGYQQDPPNAREAMVEILGDIEQGADMVMVKPALAYLDVIAEARAVVDVPLAAYHVSGEYAMVEAAAANGWLDGDAVGMEHLLSIRRAGADFVLTYLARRAAELLGS; this is encoded by the coding sequence GTGGAGTACCCCGTCTCGCGGCCCCGCCGCCTGCGCCGCACGGCGGCCCTACGGCGCCTCGTGGCCGAGACCCGTCTGTCGGTTGATGACCTCGTTGCCCCGCTGTTCGTCCGCGAGGGCATCGACGACCCACAGCCCGTGGCCTCGTTGCCTGGCGTAGTCCAGCACACACGGGCCAGCCTCTGTTCCGAGGTGGCCGCGCTCCGTGACCTCGGCGTTCCGGCTGTGATCCTCTTTGGGGTGCCTGACAAGAAGGACGCCGTCGGTTCCGAGGCCTGGAACCCGGACGGCATTGTCCAGGTGGCCTTGCGGGACCTCCGTGACGAGGTGGGCGACGACGTGGTGCTCATGGCCGACCTGTGCGTGGACGAGTACACCGACCACGGGCACTGTGGCGTGCTGGACGGGCACGGGTCGGTCGACAACGACGCCACTCTCGAGCTCTACGCCCGGGTCGCCGTCGCCCAGGCCGACGCCGGAGCTTCCGTCACTGCCCCCTCAGGAATGATGGATGGCCAGGTGTCGGCCATTCGCGGCGCGCTTGACGATGCCGGTCATCAGCAGACGGCGATCCTGGCCTACGCCGCCAAGTACGCCTCGGCGCTCTACGGGCCGTTCCGTGATGCCGTCGACGTCGAGATCGTCGACGGCGGTGACCGGAAGGGTTATCAGCAGGATCCGCCCAACGCCCGTGAGGCCATGGTCGAGATCCTCGGCGACATCGAACAGGGCGCCGACATGGTCATGGTCAAGCCGGCGTTGGCTTACCTCGACGTGATAGCCGAGGCCCGCGCCGTCGTCGACGTGCCTCTAGCCGCATACCACGTCAGCGGTGAGTACGCGATGGTGGAGGCCGCGGCAGCCAACGGCTGGCTGGACGGCGACGCAGTGGGCATGGAGCACCTCCTGTCCATCCGTCGGGCCGGTGCCGACTTCGTCCTCACCTACCTCGCTCGACGGGCCGCCGAACTCCTCGGCAGCTGA
- a CDS encoding uroporphyrinogen-III synthase, protein MTTDRPGPLAGCNVVVTRATDQAGSLAEALRERGAEVVELPVIVIAEPTAGGAALTEAVDRAVAGRYDWIVVTSPNGAHRVAERFAGRTFPGRIAAVGPKTAAPLVAAGYAVDLVPTRAVAEGLLAEFPVPGDPTGLGRVLLARAETARAVLPDGLRAAGWEVEVVVAYRNVAPDVDLGVLAAAALADLVTFTSESTVRRYHDLFPGTVLPVEAVCIGPISAAAARHAGHEVVQADPHSVDGLVAAVEAWAITRVY, encoded by the coding sequence GTGACCACCGACCGGCCCGGCCCACTGGCCGGCTGCAACGTGGTGGTTACCCGGGCCACCGATCAGGCCGGCTCACTGGCCGAGGCTTTGCGGGAACGAGGTGCCGAGGTGGTCGAGTTGCCAGTGATCGTCATCGCCGAGCCGACCGCCGGGGGAGCGGCCTTGACCGAGGCCGTGGATCGAGCGGTAGCTGGCCGGTACGACTGGATCGTGGTGACCTCCCCGAATGGTGCTCATCGGGTGGCCGAAAGGTTCGCCGGGCGCACCTTCCCGGGGCGGATCGCCGCGGTCGGACCGAAGACCGCCGCACCGCTGGTCGCTGCCGGTTATGCCGTGGACCTCGTGCCAACGAGGGCGGTCGCCGAAGGTCTGTTGGCCGAGTTCCCAGTGCCCGGTGACCCGACTGGCCTTGGTCGGGTTTTGTTGGCCCGGGCGGAGACGGCCCGGGCGGTGCTGCCCGACGGTCTGCGAGCCGCCGGCTGGGAGGTCGAGGTGGTGGTCGCCTACCGGAACGTGGCGCCCGACGTCGACCTCGGAGTGCTGGCTGCCGCCGCACTGGCCGACCTGGTGACCTTCACGTCCGAATCTACGGTTCGCCGGTACCACGATCTGTTTCCCGGGACGGTCTTGCCGGTCGAAGCGGTGTGCATCGGTCCGATTAGCGCCGCAGCGGCTCGTCACGCCGGGCACGAGGTGGTCCAGGCCGACCCGCACTCGGTCGATGGCCTAGTGGCCGCTGTCGAAGCGTGGGCTATAACCCGCGTCTACTGA
- the hemC gene encoding hydroxymethylbilane synthase — protein sequence MHVRAATRGSALARWQADRLSALIVAARPGTTVEIVVVETTGDLDRTTPLEEMGGQGVFVKEVQAAVLEGRADVAVHSAKDLPALTPDALVLAAVPERADPRDALVGCRFDDLAAGAVVATGSIRRRAQLAHWRPDLEFASLRGNIGTRLAKLDGPDGFAAIVVAVAALDRLGLTPAVVDPLDQSVLLPQVGQGALAVECRSDDGSFLELLAAVDDPTAHRTVAAERAFLAELGAGCDLPVAAHAVLMDGSVLGGGPDGDLRLTGSVSSTDGTVLLIDERTGSDGPGMGRAIARFLLDEQGGSALLGR from the coding sequence ATGCACGTCCGTGCGGCGACCCGGGGCAGCGCACTGGCGCGCTGGCAGGCCGATCGCCTGTCTGCCCTGATCGTGGCGGCTCGACCGGGCACTACCGTCGAGATCGTGGTCGTCGAGACCACCGGGGATCTGGATCGGACCACTCCGCTGGAGGAGATGGGCGGCCAGGGCGTGTTCGTCAAGGAGGTTCAGGCCGCGGTGCTTGAAGGCCGGGCCGACGTGGCCGTCCACTCGGCGAAGGACCTGCCGGCCCTGACTCCCGACGCCCTCGTGTTGGCCGCCGTACCTGAACGGGCTGATCCACGCGACGCCCTCGTCGGTTGCCGGTTTGACGACCTGGCGGCGGGGGCCGTGGTGGCCACCGGATCGATCCGTCGCCGAGCCCAGTTGGCCCATTGGCGTCCTGACCTGGAGTTCGCCAGCTTGAGGGGAAACATTGGTACCCGGTTGGCGAAACTGGACGGTCCTGACGGTTTCGCAGCGATCGTGGTGGCGGTTGCCGCGCTCGATCGACTGGGCCTGACCCCGGCGGTGGTCGATCCATTGGACCAGTCGGTACTGCTTCCCCAGGTAGGTCAGGGGGCACTGGCCGTGGAGTGCCGAAGCGATGACGGTTCGTTCCTCGAACTGCTCGCCGCTGTGGACGATCCGACAGCCCACCGGACGGTGGCGGCCGAGCGGGCGTTTCTCGCCGAACTAGGTGCCGGATGTGACCTGCCGGTGGCCGCTCACGCCGTCTTGATGGACGGGTCCGTGCTGGGAGGCGGGCCTGATGGTGATCTCCGCCTGACCGGGTCGGTGTCGTCCACGGATGGCACCGTCCTGCTCATTGATGAGCGAACCGGATCCGACGGACCGGGGATGGGGCGGGCCATCGCTCGTTTCCTCCTCGACGAGCAGGGCGGATCCGCCCTGCTCGGCCGGTGA
- a CDS encoding glutamyl-tRNA reductase, producing the protein MSVVAVGLNHRTVPLDLLERMTVPASRLPKALADLTSRENVTEAVVLSTCNRIEVYAFAEKFHGAYQDIRNFFAETSHVAPEEFSDHLVGLFDGDAARHLFSVASGLDSAVLGEHEILGQVRTSWETAAAEGAVGPVLNPLFRHALEVGKRVRTETAISRNITSVSQAAVAMATDRLGTLEGRQVMVVGAGEMGEGLARALHGGGVASILVANRTWERAVDVAKRLGGTAVRLDDLPRLLPEVDVLLTSTGASSVILEHGDLASVVGEREGRELLVVDIAVPRDVDPAAGEIDGLTLLDMDDLRAFADAGIRERQREVTAVQAIVDAELDRYVDESTARSVAPLVTSLRGRGEDVQKGELERLAARLGDLDERQREAVEALAAGIVGKLLHEPTIRMKDAAGTARGERLAEALRDLFDL; encoded by the coding sequence TTGTCGGTTGTCGCCGTCGGCTTGAACCACCGGACCGTTCCTCTCGACCTGCTCGAGCGGATGACGGTGCCCGCTTCCCGTCTACCCAAGGCGTTGGCGGATCTCACGTCGCGTGAGAACGTCACTGAAGCCGTGGTGCTCTCGACCTGTAACCGCATCGAGGTGTACGCCTTTGCGGAGAAATTCCACGGCGCGTATCAGGACATCCGTAACTTCTTCGCCGAGACCTCACACGTGGCCCCCGAGGAATTCTCCGACCACCTCGTCGGGCTGTTCGACGGTGACGCGGCCCGTCACCTCTTCTCGGTGGCGTCCGGTCTTGATTCAGCGGTCCTGGGAGAGCACGAGATCCTCGGGCAGGTCCGTACATCGTGGGAGACGGCGGCCGCCGAGGGCGCCGTCGGCCCGGTGCTCAACCCGCTGTTCCGTCATGCACTCGAAGTTGGCAAGCGGGTGCGAACCGAGACGGCTATCTCTAGGAACATCACCTCGGTCTCACAGGCCGCGGTTGCCATGGCCACCGATCGCCTAGGCACTTTGGAGGGCCGCCAGGTCATGGTGGTCGGCGCTGGTGAGATGGGCGAGGGCCTGGCCCGTGCCCTGCACGGTGGCGGCGTCGCCTCCATCCTGGTGGCGAACCGCACTTGGGAACGGGCTGTCGACGTCGCCAAGCGTCTCGGTGGGACCGCGGTCCGTCTCGATGACCTGCCCCGCCTTCTGCCCGAGGTCGACGTGCTGTTGACGTCCACCGGTGCGTCGTCGGTGATCCTCGAACATGGTGATCTGGCTTCGGTGGTTGGTGAACGCGAGGGTCGTGAGCTGCTGGTCGTCGATATCGCGGTGCCCCGTGACGTCGATCCGGCCGCCGGGGAGATCGACGGACTGACCCTGTTGGACATGGACGACTTGCGGGCCTTCGCCGATGCGGGAATCCGGGAACGCCAGAGGGAGGTCACAGCGGTTCAGGCCATCGTGGATGCCGAACTGGATCGTTACGTCGACGAGTCGACTGCCCGCTCGGTCGCCCCGCTGGTGACCAGCCTGCGTGGTCGCGGCGAGGACGTCCAGAAGGGTGAGTTGGAGCGTCTGGCCGCTCGTCTGGGCGACCTGGACGAACGCCAACGCGAGGCCGTCGAGGCACTGGCTGCCGGCATAGTCGGCAAGCTCCTGCATGAGCCGACCATTCGGATGAAGGACGCCGCGGGCACCGCTCGGGGCGAGCGCCTAGCCGAGGCCCTGCGCGACCTCTTCGACCTGTAG
- a CDS encoding redox-sensing transcriptional repressor Rex, which translates to MSRNDGSMNGGSDRREVIPEATVARLPVYLRGLVELADSGMATVSSVELADLAGVNAANVRKDLSYLHAHGTRGVGYQVDHLIGEISLALGGGEPSPVVIVGIGNLGRALSQYDGFVAGGFPVAGLVDADPAVVGRHIGGRVVRPVEELADVVAESGCTVGIIATPSTSAQEAADHLVAAGVPSILNFAPAVVHVPEDVDLRQVDLATELQILGYHQHRRMASGANAGAVG; encoded by the coding sequence GTGTCCAGAAACGACGGGTCGATGAACGGCGGGTCAGATCGGCGCGAGGTCATTCCCGAGGCCACGGTTGCCCGTCTACCCGTCTACTTGCGCGGCCTGGTCGAGTTGGCTGATTCCGGCATGGCCACCGTGTCCTCAGTCGAGTTGGCTGATCTGGCTGGAGTCAACGCCGCCAACGTACGGAAGGACCTCTCCTACCTTCACGCCCACGGCACCCGGGGCGTCGGCTACCAGGTCGATCACCTCATCGGTGAGATCAGCCTGGCACTGGGGGGCGGCGAGCCCAGTCCGGTGGTCATCGTCGGGATCGGCAACCTGGGTCGGGCTCTGAGCCAGTACGACGGGTTTGTGGCTGGTGGGTTCCCGGTGGCCGGCCTCGTCGATGCCGACCCAGCCGTGGTGGGCAGGCACATCGGCGGTCGTGTGGTGCGCCCGGTCGAGGAACTGGCGGACGTCGTCGCCGAATCAGGATGCACGGTGGGCATCATCGCCACACCGTCAACTTCCGCCCAGGAAGCGGCCGACCATCTAGTGGCCGCCGGTGTCCCCTCGATCCTCAACTTCGCTCCAGCAGTCGTCCACGTGCCCGAAGACGTCGACCTCCGGCAGGTCGACCTGGCTACCGAACTGCAGATCCTCGGCTACCACCAGCATCGTCGGATGGCCAGCGGAGCCAACGCCGGGGCTGTCGGGTGA
- a CDS encoding SAM-dependent chlorinase/fluorinase, translated as MPDRAGTMGQRLDTVSFLSDYGTDDEFVGVVHSVVASVAPHVRIVDVTHGIAPHDVRAGGLALARSAQYLCPGVVLAVVDPGVGTTRRGIAVEVGGGQSVLVGPDNGLLAPAVAMVGGADRAVSLTDPAWHLPSQGTTFDGRDVFAPVAAHLACGVDLDELGESIDPNGLLPAVVSAAAVETDGLHAEVWWIDRFGNVQLNAGPEDLDELAGDPSVDRFRVRIADRVLPARRVSAFDEVAPGGLGLLVDSTGLVSLVMCRMSAAADLGLGPSDPVVVEVADGPASGVTTAVSLGVRPESTPRGES; from the coding sequence GTGCCTGACCGGGCGGGGACCATGGGCCAGCGACTCGACACCGTTTCCTTCCTCTCGGACTACGGCACCGACGACGAGTTCGTCGGCGTAGTCCATTCGGTGGTGGCCTCGGTGGCTCCCCACGTGCGGATCGTGGACGTCACCCACGGAATCGCCCCCCACGACGTGCGGGCCGGTGGCCTAGCTCTGGCTCGCAGTGCGCAGTACTTGTGCCCCGGCGTGGTCCTGGCCGTGGTCGATCCCGGTGTGGGTACGACCCGCCGAGGCATAGCCGTCGAGGTGGGTGGTGGACAGTCGGTCCTCGTCGGGCCCGACAACGGACTACTGGCTCCAGCGGTCGCCATGGTGGGTGGAGCCGACCGGGCGGTCTCGCTGACCGATCCCGCCTGGCACCTTCCGTCCCAGGGCACGACGTTCGATGGTCGAGACGTGTTCGCACCAGTGGCCGCCCATCTGGCCTGCGGGGTCGATCTCGACGAGTTGGGTGAATCGATTGATCCCAACGGCCTACTCCCCGCCGTGGTCTCGGCCGCCGCGGTCGAGACCGATGGCCTGCACGCCGAGGTTTGGTGGATCGACCGGTTCGGCAATGTCCAGCTCAACGCCGGCCCCGAGGATCTCGACGAATTGGCTGGCGACCCGTCAGTCGACCGATTTCGGGTCCGGATCGCTGACCGGGTGCTGCCCGCCCGGCGGGTCAGCGCATTTGATGAGGTGGCTCCGGGGGGTCTCGGACTGCTGGTCGACTCGACCGGCTTGGTGTCGCTGGTGATGTGCCGCATGTCGGCCGCTGCCGACCTCGGGCTAGGACCGTCCGACCCGGTGGTGGTCGAGGTGGCGGATGGGCCGGCCAGCGGTGTGACCACCGCGGTCAGTCTCGGTGTGCGACCCGAATCCACACCGCGAGGTGAGTCCTGA
- the proC gene encoding pyrroline-5-carboxylate reductase, giving the protein MADGLAGEPRIMRLQVIGGGKMGEALLGGLMADGWAAADQLHVVEPDGDRRVVLADVLPGVSVGDSAVAGVDTLVAVKPHVVADVCAGLAALGVPRVLSIAAGVTTAAMEAALGSGVPVIRVMPNTPSLVGQGAAAVAGGNAATPADLDWAAGILGAVGEVVMVEEVLIDAVTGLSGSGPAYVFLLAEALMAAGIAEGLPADVAVTLTEQTLLGAATLLKASDDPPAILRENVTSKGGTTAAGLAVFEAAGFRDLVADVVAAAAARSRELGA; this is encoded by the coding sequence GTGGCTGACGGACTGGCTGGTGAACCCCGAATCATGAGACTTCAGGTGATCGGCGGAGGGAAAATGGGCGAGGCCCTGCTGGGTGGCCTGATGGCCGACGGTTGGGCGGCAGCTGACCAACTCCACGTCGTCGAGCCCGACGGTGACCGCCGGGTTGTACTGGCCGATGTTCTGCCCGGCGTCTCGGTCGGTGATTCGGCCGTTGCCGGGGTCGACACCCTGGTGGCCGTCAAGCCTCATGTGGTAGCCGATGTGTGCGCTGGCCTAGCCGCATTGGGCGTGCCCCGCGTGCTGTCCATTGCGGCCGGTGTCACCACGGCTGCCATGGAGGCGGCGTTGGGCAGTGGGGTGCCCGTCATACGGGTCATGCCCAATACCCCGTCCCTCGTCGGCCAGGGCGCGGCCGCGGTGGCCGGGGGTAACGCGGCGACCCCCGCGGACCTGGACTGGGCGGCCGGAATCCTCGGCGCGGTCGGTGAGGTGGTGATGGTCGAGGAGGTCCTGATCGACGCTGTCACCGGGCTGTCGGGCTCGGGTCCGGCCTACGTTTTCCTGCTGGCCGAGGCTCTCATGGCCGCCGGCATCGCCGAGGGCCTGCCCGCCGACGTGGCCGTCACCCTCACCGAACAGACCCTGCTGGGGGCGGCCACACTGCTCAAGGCCTCTGACGATCCGCCGGCCATCCTGCGGGAGAACGTCACCTCCAAGGGGGGCACCACGGCTGCCGGCCTGGCCGTCTTCGAGGCGGCCGGATTCCGGGACCTAGTGGCCGATGTAGTCGCCGCGGCGGCCGCCCGGTCGCGAGAACTGGGTGCCTGA
- a CDS encoding MFS transporter, with the protein MPRPPASTRAGADGPTGTAGRRPSRLLVFSVTAMALLNNSVLMSSTPEILESFGEPVSRAGMLIAAGTVTGIVAAPAIGFLADRYGRKRVLVPCLLVFGTVGSLGGFAPSFEWLLAIRITQGLGSAGLINLVVVLISDHWSGRDRAKLLGQNSAVITAFLAIFPFLGGATTDLFGWRWNFGYYAMALLVGALVARHLEDPWVGQRVPVGRQLRMALAEVSIPVNALTMALGSLIFFIMFGVFLTLIPIHLDEAFGLGPTQRGLVAAVPAVTSTITALTVTWFGARLSVGAIVVTGLGVFGAAFVAMGLGSLWLLVAAAAVYGLAEGFTIPTLQDHVAEQAPEHLRGVLMALWVGGLRVGQTTGPLLVGVTLGLWSTETVLTVAGITVGCLAVAVASSRILPSGRPMLSGGPRSSYDGNG; encoded by the coding sequence ATGCCACGACCGCCGGCGTCAACGCGTGCAGGTGCCGATGGGCCCACCGGAACGGCTGGCCGGCGGCCCTCCCGGCTGCTTGTCTTCTCGGTCACCGCGATGGCGTTGCTCAACAACTCCGTCCTCATGAGCTCTACACCGGAGATCCTCGAGTCGTTCGGCGAACCAGTCTCCCGTGCGGGAATGCTCATCGCAGCTGGCACCGTCACCGGCATCGTGGCCGCACCAGCTATCGGATTCCTGGCCGATCGGTACGGACGAAAGCGCGTCCTCGTGCCGTGCCTCCTCGTGTTTGGCACCGTCGGGAGCCTCGGAGGGTTCGCCCCGTCGTTTGAATGGCTCCTGGCCATCCGGATCACTCAGGGGCTCGGGTCGGCCGGGCTCATCAACCTGGTCGTCGTCCTCATCAGCGACCACTGGTCGGGGCGCGACCGGGCCAAGTTGCTGGGCCAGAACTCGGCGGTCATCACCGCTTTTCTGGCCATCTTTCCGTTCCTCGGCGGGGCCACCACCGACCTGTTCGGTTGGCGGTGGAACTTCGGCTACTACGCCATGGCGTTGCTGGTCGGCGCCCTGGTGGCCCGCCACCTCGAGGATCCGTGGGTGGGTCAACGCGTTCCGGTGGGTCGTCAACTTCGCATGGCGTTAGCCGAGGTTTCCATCCCGGTGAACGCACTCACCATGGCGCTGGGGTCCCTCATCTTCTTCATCATGTTCGGCGTCTTCCTGACTCTCATCCCCATCCACCTCGACGAGGCGTTCGGCCTCGGCCCCACCCAGCGGGGGCTGGTGGCCGCCGTCCCCGCCGTAACCTCGACGATCACCGCACTCACCGTGACCTGGTTCGGGGCCCGCCTCTCGGTGGGCGCCATAGTGGTCACCGGCCTCGGGGTCTTCGGTGCCGCTTTCGTGGCCATGGGCCTCGGCTCATTGTGGTTGCTGGTCGCCGCGGCCGCCGTGTATGGGCTGGCCGAGGGCTTCACCATCCCCACCCTTCAGGACCACGTGGCCGAGCAGGCACCCGAGCACCTCCGCGGTGTGCTGATGGCGTTGTGGGTCGGGGGCCTCCGGGTGGGTCAGACCACCGGGCCACTGTTGGTCGGGGTGACTCTTGGGTTGTGGTCCACTGAGACCGTCCTCACGGTGGCTGGTATCACCGTCGGGTGCCTTGCCGTGGCCGTCGCCTCATCCCGGATCCTGCCGTCGGGCCGCCCGATGTTGTCCGGCGGACCTAGGTCCTCGTATGACGGAAACGGATAG
- a CDS encoding YbjN domain-containing protein, translating into MSDQPLGPDDLAAVEFVIDRWLARALAENPVLAGVERDLDVDAHEHRWFVRIKGEEKDVSTIRLSLRQRMLHHETYLMPGPEENHADFHAHLLKRNRNLVGATFCIGEEEAVFLVGAIPAATVDDTNLDRILGTVWMAVERCFRPALRIGFASRFDA; encoded by the coding sequence ATGTCTGATCAGCCGCTGGGGCCCGACGACCTCGCCGCCGTGGAGTTCGTGATCGACCGGTGGCTGGCCCGTGCCCTAGCCGAGAATCCGGTGCTGGCCGGCGTCGAGCGTGATCTGGATGTCGACGCCCACGAGCACCGCTGGTTCGTCCGCATCAAGGGCGAGGAGAAGGACGTCTCGACCATCCGCCTGTCACTGCGCCAGCGGATGCTCCACCACGAGACGTACTTGATGCCCGGGCCCGAGGAGAACCATGCCGACTTCCACGCCCACCTGCTGAAACGCAACCGCAACCTGGTGGGAGCCACGTTCTGCATCGGCGAGGAGGAAGCAGTATTCCTGGTCGGAGCCATCCCGGCAGCCACGGTCGACGACACCAATCTGGACCGCATCCTCGGCACCGTGTGGATGGCGGTGGAGCGGTGTTTTCGGCCGGCCCTTCGGATCGGCTTCGCCAGCCGATTCGATGCCTGA
- a CDS encoding glycosyltransferase yields the protein MRRLAVLSMHTSPLVQPGSGDGGGMNVYVRELASALSQAGGGSTVFTRRTDDHTPTVVDVEPGFRVVHIDAGPHDLPKEDLPGVVDEFTDGVASYLTSHPGHDGVLANYWLSGVSGHRLKHELGLPLLTIFHTLAQVKAETGDPEPRRRIEAEMAVVGCSDLMLANSPEERRQLVDLYGADPTRIEVVPPGVDHAFFTPGSQSVARRATGLGDGPVMLFAGRIQPLKGVDVAVGALDMLGRSDARLVVVGGASGAKGEAEERRLHELADMHGLVGRVQFVPPQPHHCLAYWYRAADVVVMPSRSESFGLVALEAAACGVPVVAADVGGLRTLVDHGRTGYLVEGRDPADYAAWVASILNDPALAASMASAAAERSWSYTWSATAARLRRICDDVSSRSLVDCA from the coding sequence ATGCGTCGCTTGGCCGTCCTCTCCATGCACACCTCGCCGCTCGTCCAGCCCGGATCGGGTGACGGTGGCGGCATGAACGTCTATGTCCGCGAGCTGGCCTCCGCGCTGTCCCAGGCCGGCGGTGGGTCCACGGTGTTTACCCGCCGAACCGACGACCACACCCCAACGGTGGTTGACGTCGAGCCGGGCTTCCGGGTCGTTCACATCGATGCCGGTCCACACGACCTCCCCAAAGAGGACCTTCCGGGCGTCGTCGACGAGTTCACCGATGGGGTGGCGTCCTACCTGACATCTCACCCGGGGCACGACGGTGTGCTGGCCAACTACTGGTTGAGTGGGGTGTCGGGCCATCGACTCAAGCACGAGTTGGGCCTGCCCCTCCTGACCATCTTCCACACGCTGGCCCAGGTGAAGGCTGAGACCGGTGACCCGGAACCCCGACGCCGGATCGAGGCCGAGATGGCGGTGGTCGGCTGTTCCGATCTGATGTTGGCCAACAGCCCCGAGGAACGTCGCCAACTGGTCGACCTGTACGGAGCGGATCCGACCCGCATCGAGGTCGTCCCCCCCGGTGTCGATCACGCCTTCTTCACGCCCGGGTCCCAGTCGGTGGCCCGTCGAGCCACCGGTCTCGGTGATGGTCCGGTGATGCTGTTCGCGGGCCGTATCCAACCACTCAAGGGTGTTGACGTCGCCGTCGGCGCTCTGGACATGCTCGGCCGCTCAGATGCTCGCCTCGTGGTGGTGGGCGGTGCCAGTGGTGCCAAGGGTGAGGCTGAGGAGCGGCGCCTGCACGAACTGGCCGACATGCACGGTCTGGTCGGCCGGGTCCAGTTCGTCCCGCCGCAGCCCCACCACTGCCTCGCCTACTGGTACCGGGCTGCTGACGTAGTCGTCATGCCCAGCCGGTCCGAGTCGTTCGGCCTGGTGGCGTTGGAGGCGGCGGCCTGCGGAGTGCCCGTAGTCGCCGCTGACGTGGGTGGGCTGCGAACGTTGGTTGACCACGGCCGGACCGGCTACCTGGTCGAGGGTCGCGATCCAGCTGATTACGCGGCATGGGTGGCGTCGATCCTGAATGATCCGGCGTTGGCAGCCTCGATGGCCTCCGCAGCCGCCGAACGATCGTGGTCCTACACCTGGTCGGCCACCGCGGCCCGTCTGCGACGCATCTGTGACGACGTCTCGTCCCGTTCGCTCGTGGACTGCGCCTGA
- a CDS encoding MoaD/ThiS family protein has translation MAVLRLFASVRVAADTGKVHVPGSTVGEVLAAADEKFGEAFAGVATTCRVWLNGEAAMATDPVDDDDEVALLPPVSGG, from the coding sequence ATGGCCGTGTTGCGCCTCTTTGCCTCGGTCCGGGTCGCTGCCGACACCGGGAAGGTCCACGTCCCCGGATCCACCGTGGGCGAGGTCCTCGCCGCGGCCGACGAGAAGTTCGGTGAGGCGTTCGCCGGTGTGGCCACCACCTGCCGGGTGTGGTTGAACGGCGAGGCCGCTATGGCTACCGATCCGGTGGACGACGACGACGAGGTGGCCCTACTGCCACCCGTTTCGGGGGGCTGA
- a CDS encoding histidine phosphatase family protein, translating into MPADRTPVTRLLVVRHGQSEWNAAGQWQGRADPPLTMEGQRQAAAAARALGAFDAVVSSPLLRAAETATIISEHLGIGPVLVETDLMERDAGEWQGLTRGQIETDWPSYLEQGKRPPGYEPDQVMLDRVMAALDRVVQQASGGEVLVVAHGGVVYSLEEACGEPWRRIPNLGARWFEIADGRLSVGPRVELIPDGTLPDVL; encoded by the coding sequence ATGCCCGCTGACCGGACGCCCGTCACCAGGCTGCTGGTGGTTCGCCACGGGCAGTCGGAATGGAACGCGGCGGGTCAATGGCAGGGCCGTGCCGACCCGCCACTGACCATGGAGGGCCAGCGCCAGGCAGCAGCCGCCGCCCGTGCGCTGGGGGCCTTCGATGCCGTGGTGTCCTCACCGTTGCTGCGGGCCGCTGAGACGGCGACCATCATTTCCGAGCACCTGGGCATAGGCCCGGTACTGGTCGAAACCGACCTCATGGAACGCGACGCCGGCGAGTGGCAGGGCCTGACCCGCGGGCAGATAGAGACGGACTGGCCCAGCTACCTCGAACAGGGAAAACGGCCACCGGGCTACGAACCCGACCAGGTAATGCTGGACCGGGTCATGGCCGCGCTGGATCGGGTGGTACAACAAGCCAGTGGCGGCGAGGTGCTAGTGGTGGCCCACGGCGGGGTCGTCTACTCGCTCGAAGAGGCCTGCGGGGAGCCCTGGCGGCGCATCCCGAACCTCGGTGCCCGATGGTTCGAGATTGCGGACGGACGCCTGAGCGTAGGACCACGAGTGGAACTCATCCCTGACGGAACCCTGCCCGACGTGCTCTGA